A region from the Onychostoma macrolepis isolate SWU-2019 chromosome 18, ASM1243209v1, whole genome shotgun sequence genome encodes:
- the LOC131524906 gene encoding extracellular calcium-sensing receptor-like → MEPERPYCEKFNMEGFQHAQTMAFAIDEINNNPNLLPNITLGYHLYDNCVMLGMAFRAAMSLSSGTEESFSNLNCTGPPPVIGIVGDASSTPSIAISSVLGLFRVPIVSHYATCSCLSDRKKYPSFFRTIPSDAFQVRAMVQILKHFDWTWVGLLYSDDDYGIYAAQLFQQEMQLFGHCVAFSEILPNDHNPRDIQRITGLIQASTARVVVVFALSSYLLPLMDEVVLQNMTGRQWIASEAWATSLEYHTPRFLPFLGGTLGIAIRRGEIQGLHDFLLHFHPSNDPRNNMLRIFWENMFECSFETGDSKSDGEHLKKVCTGKEELSNTNTTYTDVSELRASYNVYKAVYALAHALHDLMQCEEGRGPFSGNKCADIINLKPWQLVHYLQKVNFTTGFGDHVSFDKNGDALAIYDVLNWQPSSDGSIAVHRVGVVNEGVATGMPPRSVCSESCPPGTRRATRKGLPVCCFDCLPCGDGEISNSTDAIECKVCPEDFWSNPDKDQCVPKEVEFLSYEEPLGISLTTASLLGACFCALVMVIFAFHHNTPIVRANNSELSFLLLLSLKLCFLCVLLFIGRPELWTCQLRHAVFGISFVLCVSSILVKTMVVIAVFKSSRPEGKGAMKWFGAIQQRCTVLFLTALQVVICAIWLSTASPTPHKNNQYTRSKIVYECAIGSVAGFSMLLGYIGLLAAISFLLAFLARNLPDNFNEAKFITFSMLIFCAVWIAFVPAYVSSPGKYAVAVEIFAILASSFGLLVAIFAPKCYIILLHPERNTKNAIMGRETQKK, encoded by the exons ATGGAACCAGAACGACCATACTGTGAAAA atttaatatGGAAGGCTTCCAGCATGCACAGACCATGGCTTTCGCAATAGATGAGATCAATAATAATCCCAACCTACTGCCTAACATCACTCTTGGATACCATCTTTATGACAACTGTGTGATGCTAGGAATGGCGTTCCGGGCTGCCATGTCCCTAAGTAGTGGAACAGAGGAGTCCTTCTCCAACCTCAACTGCACTGGCCCTCCTCCGGTGATTGGTATTGTGGGGGATGCAAGTTCAACTCCTTCCATTGCGATTTCCAGTGTTCTGGGTCTGTTCCGAGTACCTATA GTTAGTCACTATGCCACCTGCTCCTGTTTGAGTGACAGGAAAAAGTACCCCTCTTTCTTCAGAACAATCCCCAGTGATGCCTTCCAAGTGCGGGCTATGGTTCAAATCTTAAAGCATTTTGATTGGACCTGGGTTGGTCTCCTCTACAGTGATGATGACTACGGCATCTATGCTGCTCAGTTGTTCCAGCAGGAAATGCAGCTGTTTGGACATTGTGTTGCCTTTTCTGAAATCCTGCCCAATGATCACAACCCTAGAGATATTCAGCGTATAACAGGATTGATTCAGGCCTCTACAGCTAGAGTGGTGGTTGTTTTTGCCCTTTCATCCTATCTGCTGCCTTTGATGGATGAGGTGGTGTTGCAGAACATGACAGGCAGGCAATGGATTGCAAGTGAAGCTTGGGCCACTTCTCTTGAATACCACACTCCACGTTTCCTGCCCTTCCTGGGGGGCACACTGGGCATTGCTATTAGGCGTGGAGAAATTCAGGGGCTTCATGACTTCTTGCTACATTTTCATCCCAGCAATGATCCAAGAAATAATATGTTGAGAATCTTCTGGGAGAATATGTTTGAGTGCAGTTTTGAAACTGGGGATAGCAAGTCAGATGGAGAGCATTTGAAAAAGGTGTGTACAGGAAAAGAGGAACTgagcaacacaaacacaacatacACTGATGTTTCTGAGTTGAGAGCATCTTATAATGTCTATAAGGCAGTTTATGCCCTGGCACATGCACTTCATGACCTGATGCAGTGTGAGGAGGGAAGAGGACCATTTAGTGGAAACAAATGTGCTGACATAATTAACCTGAAACCTTGGCAG TTGGTTCACTACCTACAGAAAGTAAACTTCACCACAGGATTTGGGGATCATGTGTCATTTGATAAGAATGGAGATGCTCTGGCCATCTATGATGTACTGAACTGGCAGCCGAGCTCCGATGGGTCAATAGCAGTCCACAGGGTCGGTGTAGTAAATGAAGGGGTGGCAACAGGGATG CCCCCACGGTCTGTGTGCAGTGAGAGCTGCCCCCCAGGCACCAGACGAGCCACAAGGAAGGGCCTTCCTGTCTGCTGTTTTGACTGCCTACCATGTGGAGATGGAGAAATTTCTAATAGTACAG ATGCCATTGAGTGCAAAGTGTGTCCAGAAGACTTCTGGTCAAATCCAGATAAGGATCAGTGTGTCCCCAAAGAAGTAGAGTTTTTATCATATGAGGAACCTCTAGGAATTTCTCTGACAACTGCCTCCCTGCTTGGCGCCTGCTTCTGTGCTCTTGTGATGGTTATTTTCGCTTTTCATCATAACACTCCCATAGTACGAGCCAACAATTCAGAGCTCAGCTTCCTACTGCTGTTGTCACTCAAACTGTGTTTCCTTTGTGTGCTGCTGTTCATTGGAAGGCCAGAGTTGTGGACGTGTCAGTTAAGACATGCTGTATTTGGCATAAGCTTTGTCCTGTGTGTCTCCAGTATCCTGGTCAAGACTATGGTGGTAATAGCCGTATTCAAGTCATCTCGACCAGAGGGCAAAGGAGCAATGAAATGGTTTGGAGCAATTCAACAAAGATGCACAGTTCTTTTCCTAACAGCTCTTCAGGTTGTGATATGTGCAATCTGGCTATCAACTGCCTCTCCAACACCCCATAAAAACAACCAGTATACTCGCTCTAAAATAGTTTATGAATGTGCTATAGGCTCAGTGGCTGGTTTTTCTATGCTGCTGGGATACATTGGACTACTGGCTGCAATAAGCTTTCTGTTAGCCTTCCTGGCGAGGAATCTACCAGATAATTTTAATGAAGCAAAGTTTATCACTTTTAGCATGTTGATCTTCTGTGCTGTGTGGATTGCATTTGTTCCAGCATATGTGAGCTCACCAGGGAAATATGCAGTGGCTGTAGAGATATTTGCAATTTTAGCTTCTAGTTTTGGATTATTGGTGGCCATATTTGCCCCAAAGTGCTACATCATCCTTTTACATCCAGAGAGAAACACTAAAAATGCCATAATGGGAAGAGAGACACAAAAGAAATAG